The following proteins are co-located in the Apium graveolens cultivar Ventura chromosome 5, ASM990537v1, whole genome shotgun sequence genome:
- the LOC141659783 gene encoding E3 ubiquitin-protein ligase SINA-like 7: MDAKEKVTYSMKREHMGSCTYESCNCPLSGCGFDDSYKDLYLHFSSKHPASATRFTFDSSFSVHVSGNTEYKFLQENNHTLFILNYSVQEIGAVANIICMGPSCLQNEYSYELEARNRDTSSNFITLLVPRQPKWKEDLPERAGLVVQNVFFGPSWDRKIQCIKGHPACSSCCSKYSNECPADFLSISDISCLVMEELRDRRYLVWIESMGAKKY, translated from the exons ATGGATGCAAAAGAAAAAGTGACATACAGCATGAAACGTGAGCATATGGGATCTTGCACCTATGAATCTTGTAATTGTCCTCTTTCTGGCTGTGGTTTTGATGATtcctacaaggatttatatctgCACTTTTCCAGCAAGCACCCAGCATCAGCCACACGCTTCACGTTTGACTCTTCTTTTTCTGTTCATGTAAGTGGAAATACGGAGTACAAATTCCTTCAAGAGAATAACCACACACTTTTCATCCTTAATTACAGTGTTCAGGAAATTGGAGCTGTTGCTAATATAATCTGTATGGGCCCGAGCTGTTTACAAAATGAGTATTCATATGAACTGGAAGCACGTAACCGAGACACCTCCTCCAATTTTATTACTTTATTGGTACCCAGACAGCCAAAATGGAAGGAGGACCTTCCCGAGAGAGCCGGTCTTGTGGTCCAAAATGTTTTCTTTGGTCCTTCATGGGATCGCAAAATTCAG TGCATCAAGGGGCACCCTGCTTGTTCGAGCTGCTGTAGCAAGTATAGTAACGAGTGCCCTGCCGACTTTTTGTCGATCAGTGATATTTCTTGCCTTGTCATGGAGGAGCTTCGTGATAGAAGGTACCTTGTTTGGATAGAAAGTATGGGTGCAAAG